The following coding sequences are from one Triticum aestivum cultivar Chinese Spring chromosome 5A, IWGSC CS RefSeq v2.1, whole genome shotgun sequence window:
- the LOC123104850 gene encoding uncharacterized protein, which yields MRFQGPRCSFREDAADMAGAIFMSNSETRDHCFNTGVFGLPPEYGPFVANVKQGMPLFLFDYTFRKLYGVFEAASDGSMDISRTTFRSTGRTYPAQVCFNIVWKCRPLTEDEFFPAIEENYYISKKFYFDLSYQQVVQLYGLFDKKRVEHPICNYSTSANLEKEHSSRRRPDKRSLSPNSPPFSADRSHTLIPSSTPKISTVETNCSASTSMHLIAPPTFETQPNVSMPLVTKAFGAQTAPIYGNQIKLPYHSQQHLPDVSAIDGTSTQVSAPCSQAAKYHQDQFVANQSYPSSDDYPHNSLSSGCMTQGPTDGVRLSVKQSYGGSSLSCSRYLTQVPTGDERSYLTSTPYFPSYHDSSLESPQHNAHWKDDYDINCDQCREMYASERLHLNRRKSVTPPESTQLGIPAYPEAPKVSAIIQHKESFTGYIPIHDRPEDLEKEQQRRDFNRDGSASSGSGHETLAYISDRPYTDHDVGSESKMAVPSQRPQKNVFSRLSVKPQLPPQEVTGPSMNQLLYLLSQRTKQWSNKSISPREDVCKQLVREQDMDMPCPLPELNLPSGLEGEESADPPFLNFKRRSKAAGLDTNVEKEVTDRKKRRKLVRPSFGVNNTTGTSGNDLQGNAIVEVRPSHEENNTTGNSGSDLQGNAITERNQSPASIVERNQSSASMVEMNHSPAAITERNQSPAAIVERNQSLASIVERNQSPAAIIERNHSPVETDGNKFIIDLNEPASVESDLAEDGSIAPCPVATNTQTEKSCEVDVKKQNCSNSAGVITKQDVQSDSGAPTEKITLDLNITDLNTMDEVKLQAILGSSLLQALDKLRNSKSNDDSNKAKSSASDKNNNSQVKMEMKSETSTRHRCN from the exons ACGCCGCCGACATGGCTGGCGCCATCTTCATGTCCAACAGCGAAACGAGGGATCACTGCTTCAACACCGGCGTCTTCGGGCTACCGCCAGAGTATGGGCCCTTTGTGGCCAATGTCAAGCAGGGGATGCCCCTGTTCCTCTTTGACTACACCTTCCGTAAGCTTTATGGCGTCTTTGAGGCCGCCTCCGATGGAAGCATGGATATTAGCAGGACCACATTCCGATCCACTGGCCGCACGTACCCCGCACAG GTTTGCTTCAATATTGTTTGGAAGTGCAGACCGCTCACTGAAGATGAGTTTTTTCCTGCAATAGAAGAGAACTACTATATCTCAAAAAAGTTCTACTTCGACCTTTCCTATCAGCAG GTCGTCCAGCTATATGGCTTATTTGACAAAAAGAGGGTAGAGCACCCTATTTGCAATTATTCAACAAGTGCTAATCTGGAAAAGGAGCATTCAAGCAGAAGGAGACCAGATAAAAGGAGCTTGTCTCCCAATAGTCCTCCTTTTTCTGCTGATCGTTCCCACACTTTGATACCCTCGAGTACCCCAAAGATCTCAACTGTCGAAACAAACTGCTCTGCTTCTACAAGCATGCATCTAATTGCACCACCTACTTTTGAGACACAGCCAAATGTGTCAATGCCCTTGGTAACCAAAGCTTTTGGAGCCCAGACCGCTCCCATCTACGGCAACCAGATAAAATTACCTTATCATAGTCAACAACATCTCCCAGATGTTTCAGCAATAGATGGCACTTCAACTCAGGTGTCTGCTCCTTGCTCTCAGGCAGCTAAATACCACCAAGATCAGTTTGTGGCAAATCAGTCGTACCCATCATCTGATGATTATCCGCACAATAGCTTGTCTTCTGGGTGCATGACACAAGGCCCAACTGATGGAGTTAGGTTGTCAGTAAAGCAGTCATATGGAGGCAGTAGCTTGTCATGTTCTCGGTATTTAACTCAGGTTCCAACTGGTGATGAAAGAAGCTATTTGACCTCAACTCCATATTTCCCATCATACCATGATTCATCTCTGGAAAGTCCGCAACACAATGCTCACTGGAAGGATGATTACGACATTAACTGCGACCAATGCAGAGAGATGTATGCATCTGAGCGTCTGCATTTAAACAGACGAAAATCTGTTACACCTCCAGAATCAACTCAGCTAGGTATTCCGGCTTACCCTGAAGCTCCTAAAGTATCAGCGATCAttcaacataaagaaagctttacTGGCTACATCCCAATCCATGATCGCCCTGAGGACTTGGAAAAAGAACAACAGAGGCGTGATTTTAATCGTGATGGTTCAGCCTCATCAGGTTCTGGACATGAAACATTAGCCTACATTTCAGATCGACCATATACTGATCATGATGTTGGATCTGAAAGCAAGATGGCAGTTCCTAGTCAGCGCCCACAAAAGAATGTGTTTTCTCGCTTATCAGTGAAGCCACAACTACCTCCCCAAGAAGTTACGGGTCCTTCAATGAACCAATTGCTCTATTTACTTTCTCAGAGAACAAAACAGTGGAGCAACAAGAGTATAAGTCCTAGAGAAGATGTTTGTAAACAGCTGGTCCGTGAACAGGACATGGACATGCCCTGTCCTCTTCCAGAGCTAAACCTGCCAAGTGGACTAGAAGGAGAAGAAAGCGCAGATCCTCCCTTCTTGAACTTCAAGAGGCGCAGCAAAGCGGCTGGGCTGGATACAAACGTAGAAAAGGAGGTTACCGAcagaaagaagagaagaaagcttGTGCGCCCTTCTTTTGGAGTAAATAACACCACTGGTACTTCTGGAAATGATCTCCAAGGGAATGCCATAGTTGAAGTGCGCCCTTCACATGAAGAAAATAACACTACTGGTAATTCTGGAAGTGACCTCCAGGGGAATGCCATTACTGAAAGGAATCAAAGCCCTGCTTCCATAGTTGAAAGGAATCAAAGCTCTGCCTCCATGGTTGAAATGAATCATAGCCCTGCTGCCATAACTGAAAGGAATCAAAGCCCTGCTGCCATAGTTGAAAGGAATCAAAGCCTTGCTTCCATAGTTGAAAGGAATCAAAGCCCTGCTGCCATAATTGAAAGGAATCATAGCCCTGTCGAAACTGATGGTAACAAGTTCATCATTGACCTAAATGAACCGGCATCTGTAGAAAGTGATCTGGCAGAGGATGGTAGCATTGCACCGTGTCCTGTTGCTACCAACACACAGACAGAAAAATCCTGTGAAGTAGATGTCAAAAAGCAAAACTGCTCAAATTCGGCCGGGGTAATCACCAAACAAGATGTACAGTCTGACAGTGGTGCACCTACAGAGAAGATTACACTTGATCTGAACATTACAGATCTGAACACAATGGACGAGGTGAAACTGCAAGCGATCCTTGGTTCATCATTGTTGCAAGCACTTGACAAGCTCAGAAATAGCAAGTCCAACGACGACTCCAACAAGGCTAAATCAAGCGCCTCTGATAAAAATAATAACAGCCAGGTGAAAATGGAGATGAAATCCGAAACGAGCACCAGACATAGATGCAATTGA